The DNA region CGTCAACAAGGCGCAGTCCTCGAATGACACCTTCCCGACCGCGATGCACATCGCCGCCGTGGAGGAAATCCACCGCCGCCTGATTCCGATGGTCACGCGGCTGCGCGACACGCTGGCGAAGAAGTCGAAGGAGTTCGACGGGATCATCAAGATCGGGCGCACGCACCTGATGGACGCGGTGCCGCTGACGCTGGGGCAGGAGTTTTCCGGCTACGCGCAGGCACTGACCAACGGTTTGGCGCGGATCAATGCCTGTTTGCCGCGGATGTACGAGCTGGCACTGGGCGGCACGGCCGTCGGCACCGGGCTGAATACGCATCCGGAGTTTGCGGTGCGGTCGGCCAAGACGATCGCCGATCTCACCAAGCTGCCGTTTGTCACGGCGCCGAACAAGTTTGAGGCGCTGGCGACGCACGACGCCTGCGTCGAGTGTTCGGGCGCGATGAAGACGCTGGCGTGTTCGCTGATGAAGATCGCCAACGACGTTCGCTGGCTGGCCTCCGGGCCGCGTTCGGGTTTGGGCGAGATTTCGATTCCGGAGAACGAGCCGGGCTCGTCGATCATGCCGGGCAAAGTGAACCCGACGCAGTCGGAGGCGATGACGATGGTGTGCGCGCAGGTGCTGGGTAACGATGTGGCGGTGAATATCGGCGGCGCGAGCGGCAACTTCGAATTGAACGTGTTCAAGCCGGTGATCATCTTCAACCTGTTGCAGTCGATCCGGCTGCTGGCGGATGCCTGCGAGTCGTTTGACGAGCATTGCGCGGTCGGGATCACGGCGAACACTGAGAATATCCGGACGCTGATGGAGCGGTCGCTGATGCTGGTGACGGCGCTGAATCCGCATATCGGGTACGACAACGCGGCGAAAATCGCCAAGAAGGCGCACAAGGAGGGGAAGAACCTCAAGGAGACGGCGATCGAGTTGGGTCTGCTGACGGCGGAGCAGTTTGACCAGTGGGTGCGGCCGGAGAAGATGGTGGGGCCGGGGAAGTAGGGCAAGACCGCTGGTAGCAGGAGATGCATGCGGGGCACGTGAAAACGTGCCCCCTTCTTTTTGTTGACACCGTCGTCGGGCTGCTCCACCTTTCGGGTGGAGGAATGGT from Candidatus Zixiibacteriota bacterium includes:
- the fumC gene encoding class II fumarate hydratase; protein product: MNYRIETDTMGEIQVPTDKYYGAQTARSLMNFKIGGDRFPRELIRAMGILKKAAAMVNKELGTLPAEKADLIIKAADEVISGKLDEHFPLVVWQTGSGTQTNMNANEVISNRAIEMAGGVIGSKKPIHPNDDVNKAQSSNDTFPTAMHIAAVEEIHRRLIPMVTRLRDTLAKKSKEFDGIIKIGRTHLMDAVPLTLGQEFSGYAQALTNGLARINACLPRMYELALGGTAVGTGLNTHPEFAVRSAKTIADLTKLPFVTAPNKFEALATHDACVECSGAMKTLACSLMKIANDVRWLASGPRSGLGEISIPENEPGSSIMPGKVNPTQSEAMTMVCAQVLGNDVAVNIGGASGNFELNVFKPVIIFNLLQSIRLLADACESFDEHCAVGITANTENIRTLMERSLMLVTALNPHIGYDNAAKIAKKAHKEGKNLKETAIELGLLTAEQFDQWVRPEKMVGPGK